AGCTGTTCTTACCTCCACCATCAGCCCTCTGCAGTAATGCATTGAGGCAGCATAAGGACTTGTGATCTTTACTTCTTCAATAAACATAGATTGTAGAAATATTAATGCTCTGTGTTGGCACTGGAATGGTTGGTCagattctttgtgttttctcacCTTTTGATCTTTCCtgattttgtattgtattattctTATGTATGCTTTTAGTTTGTGTACAGCTGTTATGTTAAGACAACATTACAAAAGCAGACAACAAGCCAAACAGATGGCACATTGTCTTGAGAGATAAACAACAGCAAAAGTTGTTTTGTTATAAGCATAGCAAGGCATTGTAAAACATATTTCCAGATTTTGGAAGGACTTGAATATAAGATGCCCTGGTCCATCTATTCAAGCCAGTGATtgaattttgacaaaaacatgtaaaattggACTGATTGGCCTACAGGAGATGCTGGTAGGTTTCTTAAGCCTTCTTTAACCATTTTGGTCATGATTGATGCATGTTTTTTATGCTGAATGACTTATTGCCAAGAAACGAATGAGCAAATCTCTGAACAccagatttaaagtggtgcttttgcatgaTTTTTTGTGGTCTTACAGATCTTTTCAATAAATCATCTAATCAATTAGTCAACAAATTTATACGAGTGTTAGTCAGCTAAGAAGTCATTATATCTAGGCCAGCCCTAGTTGCTAACTGGTTGAAGGGTGTTGATGAAATGTGTTGGTGATTGATGACGTGTTTGTTACTCTGTGGTTTGGATTCCGTGGGAGACAGTGGTTGTGCAGTCTCTtctttcagcaccatggacagcaccAAGAGAATAGTTGGTATAACAAACCAAAATCTAtttcatgaaacaaaacaaaaagtaaaaaaaagaaaagacaaatactTGATAGGATCCTTTTGGCCTGCTTTAATACCTGACTTAGCGGGTGTTTGCAATGTACCCAGTGAATAGTTTAAGCTGGATGCTCTCCTCTGGAGCTACTGGATACATGCAACACCTTTACCATCTGCAGGGGCCTCTTGTTTTACTTGTTTGACTTCTAACTTGAATCCTGTGTGTGATTCTTTTCATGGACACAAACATGGTCTCTGTTACTCTCCAATGAGCTGTCCTTGTATTACGACCAACTTAATAATTCATTCCACTTTGTTTAGatttacacaacacaacatgctGCTCATTTAAGCATTGTGCAATCATCAGTTattcaacaaaacaattaatcttTAATGATGTTAGGTCTTGGTCAAAGAAGTCCTGTACTTCCTACCCAGGCATTGGCACTTATTTCGTATCAGACTGAAAACACAGGTTCCTGAGCTTTAAATTGTTCTATTCTCACTTCTGTTAAATTGACACCTACCTATTCATCCATGCTGTTATTAAATGAAttcaaatccccccccccccccctcccccagaaatgtgtttttaatgtgcgTCTCAAGTGGAAGTACTAAGATGAAAGTaaattaatcatgattaataatacttaacacttgtgtgtgtgtgtgtgtgtgtgtgtgtgtgtgtgtgtgtgtgtgtgtgtgtgtgtgtgtgtgtgtgtgtgtgtgtgtgtgtgtgtgtgtgtgtgtgaaatatgcTTAAATGCTCTTTTGTTACAAGTgttaaatgttgatttaataCAAAGTGTTCTCTTACGGAATCCATTTTTTTGCTGCAAGCTCCTATTTTTTGTAATTGCTTAGATGAGTTTTAATTCTCAAAATGAGAGCGATGTGAGAAACCTTAGTTTGAAATTGATTAAAGATTTTCTGCAGTCGTACTCGCttgaaatattttaacatgACAACACAACAAGGAATACGTGGCTTTAACTTGATTTTTAGATGTTTATGCATATACATTGCTGTTGTAATTACTGTATATTAGCTATTATTTTGGCCATTATTAATTCTAGCTACATTATTTTCTGTACCTTTGTGCTTGCATGTCTGTTCTATCTGGTCGCACAAATATTGAACAGGCTCTGTTTTTTGCTTACTTGTACTTTTAGTGAAATAATCCACTTAATCAGTGTCGGTGGGTGACCACACTGTAAACAACTTCATTAAATGTCTTGTCTctgaaaataacacattatgGAAACCACACTTGCACAACCTACATTTCTCTCTGTGAGCCAATCCAACAATCTCTTTTACCCTTTTGCACTTCCCTCCTCCATGTCTTTTACGgtcctgtctgtcttttcaaTGTCTTCTGTCCCTTaccgccccctctctctttgtcgTCCTCCCTCAGACCAGAGCCTCACAGTCGTGGAGGCGGTTCTCAGCCGGGCCAAGCAGACTCTCCACTCCCAGAGCAGGACGAGGAGATCCTGGGCTCTGATGACGATGAGCAGGAGGACCCCAACGACTACTGCAGGGGTAgggtgtgcgcgtgcgtgcgtgcgtgcgtgcgcgcgcgcgtgtgtgtgtgtgtgtgtgtgtgtctgtctgtgtctctatcTATCTCAAATCTACTTGAACCCAGGCTTTGATTTGTGTgaatacacacaacatacaataaTTGAACAACATGGTTTGAGTGCATCTTTCTTTGGTCAGGTGGATATCACCATGTGAAGATTGGAGATCTGTTCAACGGGAGATACCATGTGATCCGTAAGCTTGGCTGGGGGCATTTCTCCACTGTGTGGCTGGCCTGGGACATCCAGTAAGTTTTGCCTCTGTCTGAGTCTCTTAACAGTAGCTATGGAGTGCTGTGTGCATAAGTTTGTAATGGTTGACAGTGAGGGACAGGAATTTCCGCCATGTTACTGCCTATATATGTGATATTTATATAGAGTGTGCTTAAGAATTCTGTAACCCTGAGCAGCACATATTGAGTATCTTGGACCTATAATAAAAAATGGTCATAGGCTCTATTAAAggtttggtgcttttttttagtttaattatgTTGTTAGACATTATAAGTTTCAAGGCTAAATGCATGggtttaatgttactgtattgttattaatgtatttgtatttaaaaaaaaattcacttgGTTATGATGAGTTAAATcaaagattttgtgtgtgtgtctttcagggAGAAGCGGTTTGTGGCCATGAAGGTTGTAAAAAGTGCTGAACATTACACAGAGACAGCTTTGGATGAGATCAAGCTACTCAAATCTGTAAGGCACACAGTCCCCAGCCGTTATCATGACATAAATATTTTCACTCCAGTGATTCCAGTGCCCACaacgtgcgtgtgcgtgtgtgtgcgctttcCAGGTGAGAAACACAGATCCCAGTGACCCCTGCAGAGAGAAAGTGGTGCAGCTTCTAGACGACTTCAAAATTTCTGGCATAAATGGCACTCGTATCCTTTGTGAAATACAAAACTCCCTTTGCCCCACATCTAATCAGACGGGCGGAGTATAAATGATGGATAAAGCAACGCAGGCAATTTCATTGTCCACGTTTGATCAAGTTTCAGTTTTTGCAAAAGCAATATCTTGTTTATAAGCTGAACTGTGAATAGTGCATACTGACCAGTTTTCTGACTGTGTCAGCCAAAAGATTAGTAGTTTCGTGAAGTAGGGGAACAGTGCAACAACAGCAATGTAATCGCTTGACATCCTTCTGTGTTCTCTTCCCTTCCACTTCTGGATAAACTATAGCACTCATTCCAGGCCAAATAGCTATTTTATTGTTCAACATCCAAGGCTAAGACTGCATCACCTCTGGCCAGACATAAATTTAGTGCTTGAAGCCCACATTTGTCTGCATTACTTTTAAAGATGAACATATCTTAGCCAGAGCTGTACCATAATTATTGAGTTTGAATGCTAACAGCAGTGACAAGATACAATTTGAGTGCCAGTAATTCGGCAATATAAAGTCCCCAGCAATTTCCTTACACCGCCAGATTCACACTCTGCCCTGCTAATCGTGTTTCACAGATGTTCATCTAACGTCAGCTAGCTGTGTGCTTTGGCACCAACACTGGCTTGATCCTTGTCTCTTGCACGCCACCCAGTCTACAGCTGTGCGCTCAGGCCCAGACATGAAAGATAAAGAGAAGATAAACTGAAAGATTTTTCAAAACCTAGAAAGGTCATTGAAGTCCAAAAATGTACGTAAGAAAGGTATGGGcaattatgtgtgtgtagaaagACTCATTGACGTAATTTAatcgtttttttgtgtttcgGCTAGTGAGAAATATAGCGAGGTATACAAGTTTGTGTAATTTCCCtcagaaaatggaaaacatctGATGTTTGATCAATAGAAATGTGTagatatgtttatttgtgtgatatTATAAACTGTATTGGCTTAGGTCCCCTGTTGAGGTGAAAGGTAGGTTCTATTAGTCCTTGACCTTGTATTTCTCCAGATGTGTGCATGGTATTTGAGGTGCTGGGTTATCACCTTCTGAAGTGGATCATCAAGTCGAATTACCAAGGCTTGCCTCTGCCCTGTGTTAAAAGCATCATACGACAGGTACTGTACAGCTACACAAacaatttgtcttttaaaatataGCCGCAAGCGGGGATTCAGGGGTTTGGACCTTTTTTCTCAATGggacttcaaagtaatttcacacatgtgggCCAACAtctttataaaacatatcctgcaagctttgtaacgattgaacaaacagtgcactttgtttaaaatgcctacaactgttttgtcaaaaacttttattttcagttcaGTATGAAATGTTCAGCTCACGGccatttgagaaaagcagatgaacaacacaaaaacaattgctaataaagccgcaagctgcgattccaagctcaaaccttgatttgcgtcattccacgtccagtttttgtgcatgtaaagcGCCCCCTGGtggtcaatttgaatgagacttgcagtgtgtgtgaggtcattatgtagacatttcctggaagttttgtgttgattggacaaacatttagtcatttatagcctGATTTGCACTgtcacctgcagtttgtttgcatttagaAGGAGATCTCAAATTTGTAAATGGCAGAAACATTTTCTAGGCAAACCTTAATGATCCTTGAGGCTGTTTTGTAGTgcacattaagctgcacctgTATAAGAAATGTCGAGTCAGTCAGAATTATGGTGTAGAGGGCGTGGtctttcaaagtttgcattgTGAAGCctaattacagcgccaccatgtggccaattgggttcatatttctatagaagcacatcctcaccatttccagttatttCCCCAAGTatcatgtttctagctcattccagctcacagGAATTTGAACCGACGCGGcacacaacaaataataataataataactaaaacagacaaacatagaaggTTTGCGGTTTGAATTCTAAAAATATCACTTATCTTTTATTTacaagatttttttcccctgttttGGTTTCAGTGCGTTATTAGTTATACtggcaaaatgaaaacacattctAGTGTGTCTTCCTGAGACAGTTACCAGTTCTTTACAAATCAGGAGACACATCAGAAGTATTTGagtttttgcatgtttaagATCATGGTAGAGAATGATGTAATTTACCGTTCTCAGTAATCAACATTCACCTTTACTACctaacatccttttttttttttttttttctgcactgcAGGTTTTGCAGGGTTTAGACTACCTTCATACCAAGTGTAAGATCATTCACACAGACATCAAACCGGAGAACATTTTGCTGACCGTCAACGAGCCCTACATCAAGAAAATGGCTGCTGAAGCTACGCAGTGGCAGAAGACTGGAGCTGCACCTCCCTCGGGTTCTGCAGGTCACAGCCTTACTTTTTCTCAGCATTCCACTAAGCAACTTCTGTGGTTTGATCGGCATGTTGCTGAGACAACGGGGAGTTTGCTTTTAAGATTCCTCAGCAGGTCCAGTGCCTTTCACTGTGTGACTGACATTTTACTTATTTGGTGTGATTGTTGTTCCGTAACTGATAATACTCAGGAAGGCCATTTTATTGATTAGTTATTAGGTTTTAATTGGACTTTATCTCTACAATATAACCGTAAAACTATGCGTCACCACTGGATTGGGTGTGGAAATCAGTCTTGCTCAGAGGAATATGTCGCTCCTGCTGAGCCTTGTGTTGTTGCAAAGGCAGTCTATTAGTACAATTTGGTGTGAATCGGCTAAGCCACCCGGCAGATTACCAATTATAGAGAGGCGAAGGATATGCCACACATGTCGTTCACTAATGAAATCctctgttttttcctgtttcctaCAGTGAGTACAGCCCCAGTACCCAAACCAGtaagttatgttttatttttatttttaccagaTCTGGTAATCTGAGGACCTAGGAGCAGAATACAAGTTAAGTGAGGATACAAACTTTGATTTGATCCTCTCAACTTGTTCTCTTTCCCAAGATggccaaaatgtcaaagaacaaaaagaagaagatgaagaaaaagcagaagaagCAGGCAGAGATGCTGGAGAAGAGGATCctggagatggagggaggaggagctgaaggagaagaggaggaggaggaggaggatgaggaggcgACAACAGAGACGACAACAGAGACCACCGAAGATACAACTTCCACAGCCACCCTCTCTATGTCTGCCACGCTGCAAGACATTGCTAACCATACTATCACAGGTGGGGGAGACTGAGATGGAGGACAGCCGATAACTTTTTCAGTTAAATTTTTGTCAATTGTTTATATAAACTCTGAAAAGTTGGGATGTCCAATGGCGTGTGGCATCTGAAATAAGCGTCTGTCAGCATTAGGTCATTTATAGGCAGTATCAGTTAAAGAATAAATGTGTTTCACCACAGACTCGACTCCTGATGAGCAACCCCAGCAGATACCAGAGGTAAATGAGCGGAGAGAGAATGCGGCCGAGGAGGAGAATGGGATGGAGGTGAACTGCAACGGCCACGCTTCCACACCGGAGAGGGGGACCTATCTCGAGGCACAAGGGACCAAGCAGAcaacagaggagcaggaggaccGACAGAACGCAAACCAGCCAGAGAGTAACACTGAAACCCAGGACTCAACAAGTAACAAAGAAGAGCAACAGACCTGTAACGGTTCACTCGGGGACACGGCCCTGCTGCCGCTCCCAGCCTCTCTCAGCCCAGACTCTGTCACCGTGGAGCTGAAGGAGGGAGACgacgaggaggagaaggagaagaagaaggataaGATGGACTCTCAGGGGGAGTCCAAAAGAGGGGATGAAGAAGTAGACGTCCAGGATGGTTAGTTAAACTTTTTTCACACGCTGTATGATGATGCATTATTTATAGTGTGTCTTCTGATTCCAGCACTTTAATGAAGCCATATGACGCTTGTAGGGAGTATTTCAAATTGATTACGCTGTGTTGTTCTTGAAATGAAATtacttcaaattaaaatgtgttacatCATTATATAAAGTATGGTTTGTACAAGCGTTATCATACACTTTGCACTGAATTATACAGACTGTTTGGTCACGGGATATACAGTAATACACATTTAGCAGCACAAGATTGTCAAATAGCACATTAGCGCTTGTGCattacaatgagaaaaaaaccTGTAACGATAGTTTGAACTGGAGTGACACCGTAGGTGTGGGCTGAACTGTTGAGAAGCTGTAGAGCTGGAGATGAACAGACCGTCCTAGTTAGGCTAATACAGTGTTTCTCAAGTGGGATAaaaagtagatagatagatatagttTGAAAAACACTGGGCTAATACATACGAATGTATCCTCCTTCCTCCTGCTTCACTACTTCACCttcctctgtccctgtctccctctcctctcctctctctttaacAGGAGCGTCAGGCAGTATGTTAGTGAACCCCTTGGACCCTCTTAACGCTGACAAGCTGCAGGTTAAAATTGCTGACCTTGGCAACGCCTGCTGGGTGGTGAGTGCAGCTTTAcattagctttttatttttcaatacagGACTCTCATTGCGGCCTTGAGGGGTCTGTTGGCAGACAAGTTTACCTTTGCTTTCAATCTGACCTTTTAAATCTTTGGAAACAGCGGCTCAATTATTTCTCTCTTCTCGCAGAACAAACATTTCACAGATGACATCCAGACGCGGCAGTATCGTTCTCTGGAGGTGCTGACAGGAGCCGGCTACAGTACACCAGCAGACATCTGGAGCACAGCCTGCATGGTAAAACAGACACGCAGTCACAAGCACTATGAGCACCTGTGAACTATAAGCAATCGTCATTAACACTGACTGAAGACATAAACTGAATAAACACTTAGTTGAACAATTTAAGCCTCTAGAAGTTTTATTGTTATCAAGCAcagtattgttttatttgtaatcagaacacattgtgtgtatccttcaaaatgtacaaacagGTTGTCCAATGCCATAAAACATTAGCAAAgcctttttcaaatgttttagtgacaacagtgacacacacttgcatgctTTAAGATAAAGGATAACAGGAGTCAGGGAATCCAGATCTTGACCTCATTGACCACACTAATGAATTTGTATTCAATTAAACCCATTCATCTACCGGTTATTgagttaatgtgtgttttttgtatctTCAGGCCTTTGAGCTCGCTACTGGAGATTATCTGTTTGAACCCCACTCTGGAGAAGACTACTCCAGAGATGAAGGTCAGTGTCTGCTTCCCCTCAGACACCAGGCTTCAAGTAGAAGATTGTTTATATTAGACAAGACACGCTGCAATAAGTGTGAATGCCAGGTCCACATGGGTAGTTGTAGCCTTAATGGTGTACTTTTCTACAAAGTCCAGTCCCACAGACATTAAAACGgttctgctgtttgtgtgtttctctgcctTTCTGTAGATCACATAGCGCTGATCATTGAGCTGCTTGGTAAAGTTCCTCGGAAGCTGATCTTGGCAGGCAAATACTCCAAGGAGTTCTTCACCAAGAAAGGTAAACATGTCACCGGCTGTCTGCTGTAGCTAAATCCAGTTCATCCTTAAAATATGCTCAGGTACTGGGTGTTTCTATTTCAGACGGACACCTGGTCTGTTTGTGGGCAGAACTTGGTAAATGACTGTATAGCAGCTGTTTCCAGTTCTTAGAGGTGGTGCAGTGAATTTATGGCTACTCAAaacacacagtatttatataaaacCACAATTGTGCACCTTATTTTCTCCCAGGTGACCTGCGTCACATCACCAGGCTGAAGCCGTGGGGTTTATATGACGTGTTGGTAGAAAAGTACGAGTGGTCCAAAGACGAGGCACAAACCTTCAGCACGTTCCTGCTGCCCATGCTGGACCTTGTGACTGAAAGGAGGGCCACCGCGGCCCAGTGCCTCTCCCATCCATGGCTCACATCCTAGATACCGGCATGCACACCGCCACCCTCATATTGTTAAAGGATACATTAGGTTTGACGTTCCTGGGCTTGAAAACATAAAGTAAACTAACATATTAATGTCTAAAAGACCCTGTGACTGCATCGTGCTGGTATCCTCCTGTCATGGCTCCGAGGCTtcccacacacactttcatgaGTACAATAAAAAGAGACTGCTACTGAGTCTTTGACCTGTTTTGGATTACATTGTGGGGATAGAGTGAACTTGTGGTCTTCTTCCTATATGTATGGCTcttttttaaaggctgtatAGGACTTAATGACTTTGctctcatttcttttcctgACTCCAGCTCTTTCTCTGCAGCTCATAATGTTCAGTATTTTTAGTAATGGATAAGGGACTGGAAAAGACATGCAGAAGGGGGGTAGGTaggattttaacaaaaacaaagactgcCATCAAAACCACATACTGTTATCATTAAGGTCAATAATAAGCCAACTATTTCTTTGCTAGTCATGTTAACTGTGCCAGCTTTTATGCCTTAGGCTGTCAAATGTGTGTAAAGTGCCCAGAATTATTAAGTGCGTAATGCTAACAGCCGTGATGAAAGACTAGTAACATTAAGTTAGCTTTATCCAAACAacttttgtacatttgtataCAGGTGGAACTACATGATTAGAAAGCATAAATGTCAAGGTCTGGAGACTGAGACACACGCCATCtttcaggaaaacaaaaattcaGCAttcttgtctttttaaaaagcacttGTATACATAATGATGTGAAAAACATTCAGATTCCTTATGCACAAGTGGACAACTGTATGCTGTTTCGCTCTTCTTGCATGTTAAAGACTTAATAGGTTTCCCACATTTACAGTCAAATGTATCTAGTTGTAGGTACATAGCCAGTGTGCGGTGCACCAAAGAGTTAGCTTCTAGTCTCCCGCTCTGCAGCAAAAGCTTTGCACAGATCTGTCAGCAACGTAAGTTGAAGGCACAAGCTGAAAGGTTTgagctttttttactttttagaaatGCCTTGAATGTTCATGTGATTTCCGGTTCATGGGATTTCCATTAAAACTTCAAGTGTTTCCACTGTATATGGAGGTGTTGGATTTGGAAATAgattgtaataaaaacaaatactgtaatgCTTTGTATCCCCCTCAAAActattttgcttgttttttataCAAAGTCTCCTCTCCTGTTTGTCTCCGCTCttcatttgttaattttgttttctgtaggTAATTAATAAATTTTTCAAAACCTTACTAGATTGTATTTTCCTCATAAATTGCCACTGCAGTGTCTCCACTCTCTGACATGTATAAATAGGGAGATAAATCCCTAAAGATTCTATATTAAAGCACATTATTAACCTAATTCATCTTTAGGACCTTCAGAAGGCAGATACAGTAGAGTGGGATTGTATTTTCAGTGAGTACTAACTGATGTGGAAGCATATTTTATTAAGATGTCTAACCAAAATCTCTCCAAAGGTTCCTTAAATATATCACATTACTTTGCATGTCAAATGATGAACACCTGTTTTGTGGTAACATGTTTagataaatacttttttttttaaacaaacatttttaatgatgTCATTTCAGACAGCCTGCTTAGCATTTATGACAACTCTCCAAAGTTGCAAGGAGCTGCTCTGGTCAGCATGTTCCTTCACTTTTAGTCCAAAATACAATAGCAATCTGCTACAAATCCCAAGATCTGAGCAGCAGGTGGACAGTGACTTCCCATGTTTTCAAAGTCTGTTGCTAAGCTGCCACAATTCCGTGGCAAGGAGGAAAGGACCGATTGAACTTCttgtagttatttttttctgattttaatcATGTCCTGAGCCTTGGAATACATTTAAATCCCTCGAGTCGGCAGTGCTCCTCATAAAGCCTCTTCCCTCCGTTTTCCACAGGGAGCCTAGGCGTTATCtgtaattgagaaaaaaacattactgaaAAGAGATGTACTGTAATTTTTCCGTTCAGACAGTGACATAGTTATGTCAGTGGCTCAGCTGGATTTGAACACTTACTATATAATAAGAGAGTTGACAGCCCTTTACTGGATTTGTGAGGATGTACTCAAGCAGCTTTGAGGTGATGCTCACATCAGCATGCAAACATGCCCACAGTGGCAATGTTACCATCTCAGTTTAGCGTTCATGAATGAGCTAATTAGcattcaacaaaaaatacagttgaGGCTAATGGAAATGTTATTAGTAGTGGACAGCTGATAATGTTAATCTATGGATGGCCCTAGATGATCACAGGCATTACTGTTCATCCTCTTGGAGAAATTattggcaatccatccaatagttgttgagacatttaaaaaacaaaacctgatgGTGGCTCTGGAGGAAAAGTAAAGTGATCACCTGAGTAATTAAAAACCATTCTAGGAAGCATGGATTGGTAGATTGGATTGGTACATGTAGTGCCAACCCATCAAGAGGATGTTAAGATATTTCactgaataaattaaaactttGAGCTGCTGGTGTTGGATGATGACTTAAGTCAGTAGGAGTCATCCTCATGCGTGTCTGTACAAAGTTTTATGGCAATCCACTCAGTAGTTGCTGAGATATCTTTGTCTGGCCCAGTGTGGTGGACTGATTTAACCCGAACTCCGTGATTCATCACGTATACAGAGAGGGACATTTCGAGGCAGTCCAACCTCTACTCAACCTCCTTCTATTTTCCATCCAGCTGTCAACACCTCCACCAGACCTTCTGAAACCTTTAACCTTCCCCTCACTAGCTCC
The Etheostoma cragini isolate CJK2018 chromosome 4, CSU_Ecrag_1.0, whole genome shotgun sequence genome window above contains:
- the srpk1b gene encoding SRSF protein kinase 1b isoform X2, which codes for MERKVLAMQARKKRTRPRKPGKKPEPHSRGGGSQPGQADSPLPEQDEEILGSDDDEQEDPNDYCRGGYHHVKIGDLFNGRYHVIRKLGWGHFSTVWLAWDIQEKRFVAMKVVKSAEHYTETALDEIKLLKSVRNTDPSDPCREKVVQLLDDFKISGINGTHVCMVFEVLGYHLLKWIIKSNYQGLPLPCVKSIIRQVLQGLDYLHTKCKIIHTDIKPENILLTVNEPYIKKMAAEATQWQKTGAAPPSGSAVSTAPVPKPMAKMSKNKKKKMKKKQKKQAEMLEKRILEMEGGGAEGEEEEEEEDEEATTETTTETTEDTTSTATLSMSATLQDIANHTITDSTPDEQPQQIPEVNERRENAAEEENGMEVNCNGHASTPERGTYLEAQGTKQTTEEQEDRQNANQPESNTETQDSTSNKEEQQTCNGSLGDTALLPLPASLSPDSVTVELKEGDDEEEKEKKKDKMDSQGESKRGDEEVDVQDGASGSMLVNPLDPLNADKLQVKIADLGNACWVNKHFTDDIQTRQYRSLEVLTGAGYSTPADIWSTACMAFELATGDYLFEPHSGEDYSRDEDHIALIIELLGKVPRKLILAGKYSKEFFTKKGDLRHITRLKPWGLYDVLVEKYEWSKDEAQTFSTFLLPMLDLVTERRATAAQCLSHPWLTS
- the srpk1b gene encoding SRSF protein kinase 1b isoform X3 — protein: MGIRASCRPEPHSRGGGSQPGQADSPLPEQDEEILGSDDDEQEDPNDYCRGGYHHVKIGDLFNGRYHVIRKLGWGHFSTVWLAWDIQEKRFVAMKVVKSAEHYTETALDEIKLLKSVRNTDPSDPCREKVVQLLDDFKISGINGTHVCMVFEVLGYHLLKWIIKSNYQGLPLPCVKSIIRQVLQGLDYLHTKCKIIHTDIKPENILLTVNEPYIKKMAAEATQWQKTGAAPPSGSAVSTAPVPKPMAKMSKNKKKKMKKKQKKQAEMLEKRILEMEGGGAEGEEEEEEEDEEATTETTTETTEDTTSTATLSMSATLQDIANHTITDSTPDEQPQQIPEVNERRENAAEEENGMEVNCNGHASTPERGTYLEAQGTKQTTEEQEDRQNANQPESNTETQDSTSNKEEQQTCNGSLGDTALLPLPASLSPDSVTVELKEGDDEEEKEKKKDKMDSQGESKRGDEEVDVQDGASGSMLVNPLDPLNADKLQVKIADLGNACWVNKHFTDDIQTRQYRSLEVLTGAGYSTPADIWSTACMAFELATGDYLFEPHSGEDYSRDEDHIALIIELLGKVPRKLILAGKYSKEFFTKKGDLRHITRLKPWGLYDVLVEKYEWSKDEAQTFSTFLLPMLDLVTERRATAAQCLSHPWLTS
- the srpk1b gene encoding SRSF protein kinase 1b isoform X1; this encodes MWLLDWIFSINTAVVKLASGLTCKPEPHSRGGGSQPGQADSPLPEQDEEILGSDDDEQEDPNDYCRGGYHHVKIGDLFNGRYHVIRKLGWGHFSTVWLAWDIQEKRFVAMKVVKSAEHYTETALDEIKLLKSVRNTDPSDPCREKVVQLLDDFKISGINGTHVCMVFEVLGYHLLKWIIKSNYQGLPLPCVKSIIRQVLQGLDYLHTKCKIIHTDIKPENILLTVNEPYIKKMAAEATQWQKTGAAPPSGSAVSTAPVPKPMAKMSKNKKKKMKKKQKKQAEMLEKRILEMEGGGAEGEEEEEEEDEEATTETTTETTEDTTSTATLSMSATLQDIANHTITDSTPDEQPQQIPEVNERRENAAEEENGMEVNCNGHASTPERGTYLEAQGTKQTTEEQEDRQNANQPESNTETQDSTSNKEEQQTCNGSLGDTALLPLPASLSPDSVTVELKEGDDEEEKEKKKDKMDSQGESKRGDEEVDVQDGASGSMLVNPLDPLNADKLQVKIADLGNACWVNKHFTDDIQTRQYRSLEVLTGAGYSTPADIWSTACMAFELATGDYLFEPHSGEDYSRDEDHIALIIELLGKVPRKLILAGKYSKEFFTKKGDLRHITRLKPWGLYDVLVEKYEWSKDEAQTFSTFLLPMLDLVTERRATAAQCLSHPWLTS